Genomic DNA from Halomonas sp. BDJS001:
TTGAGTCGCTTGCCTTGATATTTGGTGATTTGCCACCAACATCAGCAAGCGCCCACATGAATTACCTGATCAAATTGTTAAAGAGCTGTTTCGCTGTCACGATCACTTTGAAAGCAACCTGGCCGCCGTTGAACTGGCTTGCCTCAGCGAGGAAGGCGTATTCTACGCATTTCCTGGTGGTTGTCAATCGCTGTTTTTTTTAGCGACTGAGGCGAGCGATACAATTTGCTCTAACCTCCTGACAAACCAAGGCTTTTACACCTTATGCACCGCTGGCAACGCTTGGCGTCCCCGGCAGCGGATGCGTACTTTACGGATTCGCTGCCGGGTTGGCAAGGGCTTTTTGAAAGAACTGTCAAAAAAGTGGCGTAAAGTCCTAGCGGCTAGGTTTTGCCTTGCGCATAACGGCTAAAACAGGCCCTGAAGCCACATAGGCTCCAAACAGCAGTAACAGCATTACCGAAGGTTCAACCGAGATCATAACGAAAGCCAGAACGATGGCGAGCAGCACAACAAACGGTACTGGCTTTTTAAAGTCGAGATCCTTGAAGCTGTAGTAGCGGATATTACTCACCATCAGCACGCCTGCCGCCGCCACCACAACCAGCATCAGTAACTTGAAGCCAAAGGCATCGGCATCAAAGCTATGGAAGGTCCACACACTGGCCGCTACTAGCGCTGCGGCAGAAGGGCTTGGCAATCCAATAAACCACTTTTTGTCGACGCTACCGATCTGTACATTAAAACGTGCAAGGCGCAGTGCCGCGCAGGCCACGTAAAGAAAGGCCACCACCCAGCCGGTTTTACCTATGTCCTGAAGAATCCAGGTAAAGGCAACTAAAGCGGGAGCCATACCAAAGGAGATCATGTCAGACAAGCTGTCGTACTCAGCGCCGAATTCACTTTGCGTATTGGTCATACGTGCGACACGGCCATCCAAGCCATCCAGCACCATGGCAATAAAGATCGCGACGGCGGCCGAGGTGAACTCGCCATTAATACCAGCAACGACCGCAAAGAAACCTGCAAACAGCGCCGAGGTGGTAAATAAGTTAGGCAGTAAGTAGATACCTCGACGGCGGATCTTTTTACCATCCTCTACGGTTTCCTCAACCACCTCCGTTTCACGCAAGAAAGCAGTCGCCAAATCCTCGTTGCCACCTACCTCTGACGGATCAGTGTCGTCTGGCTGCTCAGCGCCTATCGGGCCTGGTTTAGCATGATCTGAACTTGCCTGGCCTGAGCCTGAGTGCTCTTGATCGCGAGCGTCCTGTGTCATAGGTTTCATCCATTAAAAGTGAAGTCACGGGAACAGTAGTCGCTTTCATTCTACACGGTGAGTGTCACTCAGCCAGCCAATTGCTGTATTGATGCTCTTTGCGCCTCAGTCAGCGAGCAACAATTAAGCCACCATGAAAAAGCGCCACTCCTGGGAGGGAGCAGCGCTCTTATTTGGCAGTCAATGCTTCACGCTTTTAATGCCTAAAGCGACAACACCTTATCGCCCCGAGCAATACCCGAGACCCCGGTGCGGGCGACCTCTAATATGCCTACCGGTGCCATGGCTTGAAGGAAAGCATCCAGCTTGCCCGCATCACCGGTGATCTGCACGGTATACAGGCTGGGCGTTACGTCGACGATCTGTGCGCGGAAGATATCCACCGTGCGCTTCACTTCATCACGCGCCGCACCCAATGCCTTCACTTTCACCAGCATCAGTTCGCGCTCGATATGGTTACCTTCAGTGAGATCCACCAGCTTGACCACATCAATCAGCTTATTGAGGTGCTTGGTGATCTGCTCGATGACCCGGTCATCGCCCACGGTGGTGACCGTTAAGCGCGACAGAGATGGGTCTTCTGTCGGCGCTACGTTAAGCGTTTCGATGTTGAAGTTGCGCTGGGAGAACAGCCCGACTACACGTGACAGCGCACCCGGTTCATTTTCTAACAGAATCGAGATGATATGACGCATCAGGTACGCTCCGTTTTAGACAGCAGCATGTCGCGCATGGCGCCTAACGGCACCTGCATCGGATAGACGTGCTCAAAAGGGTCGACCTTCACGTCAAGGAACACCAGCTCATGCTTATCCGCAAAGGCACGCTCCAGCGCAGGCTCCAGTTCATCAATAGTATTGACGGTAATCGCGGTAAATCCATACGCCTCAATCAGCATATGAAAGTCCGGCAGCGACTCCATATAGGAGTGCGCGTGACGCGATTTATAGTTCAAGTCCTGCCACTGACGCACCATACCCAGCGACGCATTGTTAAGATTGAGGATCTTAACGCCCACCCCGTACTGCTTACAGGTAGAGAGCTCCTGCATCATCATCTGGAAGCTGCCTTCACCGGTGACACACACCACGTCATCATCCGGGTAGTTCTGCTTGATACCCATGGCGGCGGGGAAGCCAAAGCCCATGGTGCCCAAACCACCTGAGGTGATCAGTCGGTTGGGTTTATCAAACTTGTAGTACTGCGCCGCGAACATCTGGTGCTGACCAACATCGGTCGTCACGTAGGCTTCGCCTCGGGTTACCCGACAAAGCGCTTCAATAACTTCCTGTGGCTTAAGCGCTTCACCCTCCTTGGAAGGCTCATAAAGCTTGCCTTCACGGTCGGCACGCCAGCCATCAATCTTTTCCCACCACTCAGTCAGCGCTTCGGGATGGGCAATTTTATGCCCCTGCACCAAGCTGATCATCTCATTGATAACGCTGGAGGCCGGGCCCACGATCGGCACATCGGCACGCACCGTTTTAGAGATCGAACTTGGATCGACGTCCACATGGATGATTTTGGCGGTGGGGCAGAATTTCGACGTGCTGTTGGTTACACGGTCGTCAAAACGCGCCCCAATGGCAATGATCAGGTCGGCGTGGTGCATGGCCATATTGGATTCATAGGAGCCGTGCATACCCAGCCAGCCCAAGCACTGCCGATCACTTTGCGGATACGCGCCAATGCCCATCAGCGTAGTGGTAATCGGGTAGCCCAGCTGTTTGACCAGATCGGTCAGGCCTTCGCTGGCTTTGCCCGTGACCACACCGCCGCCGGTATAAAACACCGGACGTTTGGCCTTAAGCATCATCTCAACGGCTTTTTTGATCTGCCCCGTGTGGCCACGCGTTACCGGGTTGTAGGAGCGCAGCTTGACCTTTTTCGGGTAGACATACTCGTAACGCTCAGTAGGCGCCGTCATATCCTTGGGGATGTCCACCACCACCGGGCCAGGGCGACCGGTTGAGGCTAAATAGAACGCCTTTTTCAGCACTTCCGGGATTTCCGACGGGTGACGGATCGAGAAGCTGTGCTTCACGATCGGGCGTGTCACACCGACGATATCGGTCTCCTGGAAGGCGTCTTCACCGATCAGGTGGCTCGCCACCTGGCCACACAGCACTACCATAGGGATAGAGTCCATGTAGGCGGTGGCAATACCGGTGACGGCGTTGGTGGCACCGGGGCCGGAGGTAACCAGTACGCAGCCAGGCTTGCCTGAGGCACGGGCATAGCCGTCGGCTGCGTGGGTAGCCGCTTGTTCATGACGCACTAGAATGTGCTTCACTTTGTCCTGGCGGAAGAGTGCATCGTAAATATGCAGCGCTGCACCGCCGGGGTAACCATAAATGTATTCGATGCCCTCATCTTGCAAGAAGCGGGCGATCATATCTGCGCCGGAAAGCAGTTCCACTGTATTTCTCCCCTGGAGGTCTCGAGTGCGATCCGTACCCACATGGGCACGGTGTCGAGTGCGGCGGTATGCCGCTGTCGGCCCTTGCCGACACCTGATGCCAAACCCTGGCAGGAGGCCCGGTTAGGGCCTGCACTCTTATCACGGCAGTTCGCCGTGTCGGGGCGTTGGCCAGGTTGAGCGGTTAGCCCAAGCCCGGAAGTCCTTCGGCGGGTAGAGGCTTTCGCCTACCCTTCGCGCGGGAATAAGGGGTTGCCCGTTGAGTCCGCGCCCGCAAATCAGGAACCGACAAGATTCCATTAGCGCCCTCAGCCTGTCAACCTCCGATCAAGCCAAACGCAACAAAGGTCGCAAGAAGCCATAAAAAAAGCCCCGCTAGCAAAGCTAGCGGGGCTTTTACCCTATTCAATTGCGCACAAGTGGCGGCCGCAATTATGAGCTAAACACCAACTTACCCTCTTCTGCATTGATATGAATGGTATCACCAGGAGCAAACTTGCCACCTAGCAGGTCTTGGGCCAGCGGATTCTCGATACGGCTTTGAATCGCCCGTTTGAGAGGCCGCGCCCCGTACACAGGGTCAAAGCCCACAACCGCCAACTGCGCCATGGCTTCAGAGCTAACCTCAAGCTTCAGATCGTGTTCGGCGAGGCGCACTTTCAAGCGCTCCAACTGAATGCCGGCAATGGCCTGAATCTGCTCTTGACCCAGGGCGTGGAACACCACCACTTCATCGATACGGTTGATCAGCTCAGGCCGGAAGTGGTTACCCACCACCTCCATGACCATATTTTTCATCGCCTCATAGTCGCTATCTTTATCATCACTAACATCGCCGCCCATGCGCTGGATAATGTCCGAGCCCATGTTAGAGGTCATCACGATCACGGTGTTGCGGAAATCCACCGTACGCCCCTGGCCGTCG
This window encodes:
- the pssA gene encoding CDP-diacylglycerol--serine O-phosphatidyltransferase; protein product: MTQDARDQEHSGSGQASSDHAKPGPIGAEQPDDTDPSEVGGNEDLATAFLRETEVVEETVEDGKKIRRRGIYLLPNLFTTSALFAGFFAVVAGINGEFTSAAVAIFIAMVLDGLDGRVARMTNTQSEFGAEYDSLSDMISFGMAPALVAFTWILQDIGKTGWVVAFLYVACAALRLARFNVQIGSVDKKWFIGLPSPSAAALVAASVWTFHSFDADAFGFKLLMLVVVAAAGVLMVSNIRYYSFKDLDFKKPVPFVVLLAIVLAFVMISVEPSVMLLLLFGAYVASGPVLAVMRKAKPSR
- the ilvN gene encoding acetolactate synthase small subunit, which codes for MRHIISILLENEPGALSRVVGLFSQRNFNIETLNVAPTEDPSLSRLTVTTVGDDRVIEQITKHLNKLIDVVKLVDLTEGNHIERELMLVKVKALGAARDEVKRTVDIFRAQIVDVTPSLYTVQITGDAGKLDAFLQAMAPVGILEVARTGVSGIARGDKVLSL
- a CDS encoding acetolactate synthase 3 large subunit, which encodes MELLSGADMIARFLQDEGIEYIYGYPGGAALHIYDALFRQDKVKHILVRHEQAATHAADGYARASGKPGCVLVTSGPGATNAVTGIATAYMDSIPMVVLCGQVASHLIGEDAFQETDIVGVTRPIVKHSFSIRHPSEIPEVLKKAFYLASTGRPGPVVVDIPKDMTAPTERYEYVYPKKVKLRSYNPVTRGHTGQIKKAVEMMLKAKRPVFYTGGGVVTGKASEGLTDLVKQLGYPITTTLMGIGAYPQSDRQCLGWLGMHGSYESNMAMHHADLIIAIGARFDDRVTNSTSKFCPTAKIIHVDVDPSSISKTVRADVPIVGPASSVINEMISLVQGHKIAHPEALTEWWEKIDGWRADREGKLYEPSKEGEALKPQEVIEALCRVTRGEAYVTTDVGQHQMFAAQYYKFDKPNRLITSGGLGTMGFGFPAAMGIKQNYPDDDVVCVTGEGSFQMMMQELSTCKQYGVGVKILNLNNASLGMVRQWQDLNYKSRHAHSYMESLPDFHMLIEAYGFTAITVNTIDELEPALERAFADKHELVFLDVKVDPFEHVYPMQVPLGAMRDMLLSKTERT